In Candidatus Rokuibacteriota bacterium, the genomic stretch GGCGCCTCAACGCCTACCGGCTGGGGCGGGTGCGCCAGGCGCTGGCCAGGTCGGGCCTGGGCGCGCTGCTTCTCTTCGACCAGCACAACATCCGCTATGTCACGAGCACGGTCATCGGCGAGTGGGCGCGGGACAAGCTGACGCGCTGGTCCTTGCTGACCGGCACCGGCGAGCCCTGGGTGTGGGACTTCGGCTCGGCGGCGCGGCACCACCGGCTTTACGCCCCCTGGATCCCCGAGAAGCAGTCGCTGGCGGGCATGGTGGGCATGCGCGGCGCCGTTTCGCCGAAGGCGGGCCTCTTCAAGCGAGCCGCCCAGGAGATCCAGGGCATCTTGAAGGCCGAGGGCGTGGCCGGGATGCCGCTCGGCATCGACGTCATCGAGCCGCCGTTCCTCTTCGCGCTGCAAGAGGCCGGGGTACGGGTGAGCGATGGCCAGCAGGTCCTGCTCGAGGCGCGCATGATCAAGAGCCAGGATGAGCTGACGCTGCTCAACATGGCGGCCTCGATGGTGGACGGCGTCTACCAGGACATCTACGAGGCGCTCAAGCCCGGCGTGCGCGAGAACGAGATCGTGGCGCTCGCCAACAAGCGCCTGTACGAGATGGGGGCCGACTGCGTGGAGGCGATCAACTCCATCTCGGGTGAGCGCTGCAGCCCCCACCCCCACAACTTCACCGACCGCCTGATCCGCCCGGGCGACCAGGCGTTCTTCGACATCATCATGTCGTTCATC encodes the following:
- a CDS encoding aminopeptidase P family protein, encoding MARKQSSPTPKPVTPESPNPRHRWDRPLQAPGHMQVDFEERVDFRRLNAYRLGRVRQALARSGLGALLLFDQHNIRYVTSTVIGEWARDKLTRWSLLTGTGEPWVWDFGSAARHHRLYAPWIPEKQSLAGMVGMRGAVSPKAGLFKRAAQEIQGILKAEGVAGMPLGIDVIEPPFLFALQEAGVRVSDGQQVLLEARMIKSQDELTLLNMAASMVDGVYQDIYEALKPGVRENEIVALANKRLYEMGADCVEAINSISGERCSPHPHNFTDRLIRPGDQAFFDIIMSFIGYRTCYYRTFNVGRATKAQIAAYKKAREWMDEAIALIKP